CTTCCTGATCGGGCGGGATTGCGACGGCGTGGTGGTCATCAGCCACGATCTGTACGACGACGACCTGCAGATGCTGCATGCCATGCACCCGCGTATGGCTTTCCTCAATCGCGCATTCGATCAGTTACCCGAAGCATCGTTCTGCGCCGATCACTTTCACGGCGGCGAGATGGCTGCCCGCACGCTCATCGAACACGGCCATCGCGAGCTTGCGGTCATCGGCGGCCCGTCCACGTCGTCGGACAATGCGGCGCGTCTGCACGGCTTTTTCGCCGAGCTGGCGCGCCACGGCATCGAGCGCAGAACCGTGCCGCATATCGTGTCGGACTTCTCGCCCGAAGGCGGCTATGTGGCGGCCGGGACGCTCCTCGAGCGCAAACACCGCTTCACTGGCCTCTTCTGCGCGAACGACACGATGGCCATGAGTGCGCTCGCGCGCCTGCAGCAGGCTGGCTTGCGCGTGCCCCACGACGTCTCCGTAATCGGCTACGACGACGATTATTCAGCAGCCTACATGGCGCCCGCGCTGACCTCGGTGCACATTCCCACCGCTGAACTCACGCGCAACGCGGTGCGCTGGCTCATCAACCAGTGCTACGGCACGCAGTGGCCGATCGAACGCACCTTCCCGGTAAGCGTGACGTTGCGCGATTCGGTGGCGCGGGTGAAGTGACGGACGCCGGCCCGCTCGCGTGCATCGCGCGAGCGCGGTGAAGACGAGGGGGAGAGCCGCCCCCGGGTAGCAGCAAGTCGCGTAAAATCGAATGCGTTTCCCATCCCCACTGTTCCA
The Paraburkholderia acidiphila genome window above contains:
- a CDS encoding LacI family DNA-binding transcriptional regulator; this translates as MATLKDVAALAGVGLSTASRAISGNGPVSAEAAARVQAAIEQLNFRPSSIGRAMATKSLGIIGIFVPTFFGSYYGTILKETDTQLRAVRRHVVVATGCGEASPREQAIEAVRFLIGRDCDGVVVISHDLYDDDLQMLHAMHPRMAFLNRAFDQLPEASFCADHFHGGEMAARTLIEHGHRELAVIGGPSTSSDNAARLHGFFAELARHGIERRTVPHIVSDFSPEGGYVAAGTLLERKHRFTGLFCANDTMAMSALARLQQAGLRVPHDVSVIGYDDDYSAAYMAPALTSVHIPTAELTRNAVRWLINQCYGTQWPIERTFPVSVTLRDSVARVK